One genomic window of Lagenorhynchus albirostris chromosome 17, mLagAlb1.1, whole genome shotgun sequence includes the following:
- the RP1 gene encoding oxygen-regulated protein 1, translating to MSETPSTSFSMIRRISSEGQVPSRQLGVTQPVVAKRISFYKSGDPQFGGVRVVLNPRSFKTLDALLDNLSGKVPLPFGVRNISTPRGRHSITRLEELEDGHSYLCSHGRKMQPVDLEKARQRPRPWLSSRALSAHVQRARAAAASAAPAAPGMLRAPRRLVVFRNGDPKTRRAVLLSRRVTQSFEVFLQHLTEVMQRPVTKLYATDGRKVTSLQAVILSSGAVVAAGREPFKPGNYDIQKYLLPARLPGIISHRVYPKGNARSESRKMSTHVPSSPRSQIYSVSSDKMQSNDCYSDHSFASENYLALEKNDSQNLLIYPSEDDVEKSIIFNQDGTMTVEMKVRFKIKEEETIKWTTTVCRADLSNNDEKSEVSSFPGRTDDGSSGLKITACSLSADVSPLEKGSIQEGSLAEEISSPMRDQDTETCNSASWENAAMDTTATQGTQDQAKHHFYRPPTPGPRRVRQKKSVIGSVTLVSETEVQEKMIGQFSYSEERKDGENKSEYHMFTRSCSKMSSVSNRPVLLQVDNSEQVESSLERKKESKLLKSNALSAGVVEITSQKMLEMSHNNGLPQTTSENSVVEEGIVDSVTADNKTSVKNLRTYGNTNDRSSPFLADATHSSGNNSGTDKTISETPASVGSSTVTTRIDKLISEFSQCGLTKLPENEKQISSSVASKKKMKSQQHVINSKHQGGEVARKGIPRKSKRINTRGRIAQETVLQDSRSPLKGEILCEKDLHASDTVIESNYSSSKSNNAVNSRNLPRNKLNTIHNPKVQGLLAKRKSRPLNRVNLGEPTKGEIGQGEKVFSHNEFRYCKNTSENQNLFHMFNFLEQKPNAFCGPQAQAEIASWYLRGASKKSLVSKVNNSHITLRSQKKQKGDRLKSDTIVRKQHVTTRANSLASLQKAVFPEAITHHSVQNYVQRWLQNISSDSALQPRQSAPVCTKERSVVGYNNSCFPRNNSHKSSGKGNNFVLEGNKHITENASLTGDNLGKEVGTSFDKDNSEELSKDLYGSQVESLKDAYLLSIHEYRTLSQSAVDDANTKSQVSAEKSGQEVSLVYKDINLATKGQSVEAAIQVDLMEEDTPKHLLPVWLLRQLQALVPSSHKTQNGVVQMPGSLADIPFPSPIYNSSTNVLLAWLLVLNLKGGMNSFCRGDAHKTTSRTSEILALLEVLKHIAVKEEADDLKAAVASLVESTTNHFGLTEKEQDMVPIDLSANCSTPNIQIAPKCTENEKTQKISSLDGGCSASEDSVSEVCVSEGTCSPCEMCTVNKTHPPKETWNLSDNSFPSDGCTMDQTSMNKACFLGEVSSLTDTVSSHKPCAYEENRICEMACSVDEAYVPIKVCNTSDFLNSKENTYTDNLELTEELERVGEVQKDLNILADPGCKHGFSILVSHQNVSNLSHSGFFQDATEPELHRKHSSLDEFENCSLKKFQDENAYTSFDKEDSKTSEEPGSITNSVTSSERNISELESSEELENQNTDIFNTKVNSGEQATEELIQKELEASKNLELIKVSSRNITEEGGRKGVICETIGRSLATPPSLVFCYDSKQNTEKQLIEGETEMRVKKMVESMETGSFAESLLNFKNDFKRSGTSDRSDYRQDSENEQSYKTSSDGPSDGGEEVAQEKDYNKGFVKRTIEKLYGKAEMMKPSFFSGSTHTSQVCPYDSVEFQGAGKVGLYDSEGQSFGFSGQVSSNSTVLQKFQEERRDKCDFKNVRASYHGEDIVEHGTEQNGHNRIPKDMEEGVLIDKGKWLLKENHLLRVSSLENSGMCGNADTTSVDTLLDNNSSEVPYSHFGNLAPGPNMAELSSSELEELTQPPELRCNYFNMPHCSDSEPFREDLLDVQSKTCSQERIPNHHAEEKCNHRSERVCTSVTHVFTSAGNKVHPVSDNTIKNQPLPGNNVIHGALQEGDSLDKLYNICGQHCPILTVINQPVNEEHRGFAYCKDSDIENSLSLQLWMKIHPRLLQSDKNMFRDKNNKASSRKTFIDNAIGGTFDWLYFNSTFDLMDKRRKLKRINFLGLEEENNLNKFQSYLKNFLHTLLLVGGPVNSNIQDPGNQTNEIFEVVDENNNVLNNRFQNSRTNLNQAVRENNYHCSCEMLGQACLFCQVEASLDISNRSTLEIFYVFEDENLFIWEEEN from the exons ATGAGTGAAACTCCTTCCACCAGTTTTTCCATGATTCGTCGGATTTCTTCTGAAGGTCAGGTTCCTTCTCGCCAGTTGGGCGTCACTCAGCCTGTTGTGGCCAAAAGGATCAGCTTCTACAAGAGCGGAGACCCGCAATTTGGTGGCGTCCGGGTGGTGCTGAACCCTCGTTCTTTCAAGACATTGGATGCTCTGCTGGATAACTTGTCGGGGAAGGTGCCCCTACCCTTCGGGGTGAGGAACATCAGCACCCCCCGAGGAAGGCACAGCATCACGCGCCTGGAGGAGCTGGAGGACGGCCATTCGTACCTGTGCTCCCATGGCAGGAAGATGCAGCCGGTGGACCTGGAAAAGGCCCGCCAGCGCCCGCGGCCCTGGCTCAGCAGCCGGGCCCTCAGCGCGCACGTGCAGCGCGCACGCGCCGCCGCCGCTTCCGCCGCTCCCGCCGCTCCCGGCATGCTGCGCGCGCCGCGGCGGCTAGTGGTTTTCAGGAATGGCGACCCGAAGACGAGACGTGCAGTCCTCCTGAGCAGGAGGGTCACGCAGAGCTTTGAGGTCTTTCTGCAGCACCTGACGGAGGTCATGCAGCGCCCGGTGACCAAGCTCTACGCCACGGACGGAAGGAAG GTTACCAGTCTCCAGGCTGTGATCCTGAGCTCTGGAGCTGTGGTGGCAGCAGGAAGGGAGCCATTTAAACCAGGAAATTATGACATCCAAAAGTACTTGCTTCCTGCTAGATTACCGGGGATAATCTCTCATCGTGTGTACCCCAAGGGAAATGCTAGGTCAGAAAGCAGAAAAA TGAGCACACATGTACCTTCAAGCCCAAGGTCTCaaatttattctgtttcttctgaCAAAATGCAGAGTAATGATTGCTACTCAGAccattcttttgcctctgaaAATTACTTGGccttagaaaaaaatgattctcAGAATTTATTGATATATCCTTCTGAAGATGATGTTGagaaatcaattatttttaatcaagATGGTACTATGACAGTTGAGATGAAAGTTCGATTCAAGataaaagaagaggaaaccataaaatggacaaccactgTCTGTAGAGCTGATCTTTCTAATAATGATGAAAAGAGTGAGGTAAGCAGTTTCCCAGGAAGAACAGATGATGGATCATCTGGTTTAAAGATTACAGCATGTTCATTGTCTGCAGATGTCTCACCTCTGGAGAAAGGCAGTATTCAAGAGGGCAGTTTGGCAGAGGAGATCAGCAGTCCAATGAGAGATCAGGATACTGAAACTTGCAATTCTGCTAGTTGGGAGAATGCTGCTATGGACACAACTGCCACCCAGGGAACTCAGGATCAAGCGAAACATCATTTTTATAGGCCGCCTACACCTGGACCAAGGAGAGTCAGGCAAAAGAAATCTGTGATAGGGAGTGTGACCTTAGTATCTGAAACTGAAGTACAAGAGAAAATGATTGGGCAGTTTTCCTAtagtgaagaaaggaaagatgggGAAAACAAATCTGAGTATCACATGTTCACACGTTCTTGCAGTAAAATGTCATCAGTATCCAACAGACCAGTACTTCTTCAAGTTGATAACAGTGAGCAGGTGGAGtcatctttagaaagaaaaaaggaaagcaaactgCTCAAATCAAACGCACTAAGTGCTGGTGTTGTAGAAATTACAAGTCAGAAGATGTTAGAGATGTCCCATAATAACGGCTTGCCACAGACTACATCAGAAAACTCAGTTGTGGAGGAAGGTATAGTTGATAGTGTAACAGCTGACAACAAAACTAGTGTCAAGAATTTAAGAACTTATGGTAACACCAACGATAGATCCAGTCCTTTTTTAGCAGATGCAACTCATTCTTCAGGTAACAACTCTGGAACTGACAAAACTATTTCAGAGACCCCAGCTTCAGTAGGATCCTCTACTGTCACCACAAGAATTGACAAACTAATTAGTGAGTTTTCTCAGTGTGGTTTAACAAAACTTCCAGAAAACGAAAAGCAGATTTCATCATCTGTTGCCAGCAAAAAGAAGATGAAATCTCAGCAGCATGTGATAAATTCCAAGCATCAGGGTGGGGAGGTTGCAAGGAAAGGAATCCCCAGGAAGAGTAAAAGAATAAACACAAGAGGTAGAATTGCACAGGAAACCGTACTGCAGGATTCACGTAGTCCCCTTAAAGGAGAGATACTTTGTGAGAAAGACCTCCATGCAAGTGATACGGTAATTGAATCAAATTATTCTTCTTCCAAAAGTAATAATGCTGTGAATTCCAGGAATCTCcctagaaataaattaaatactatTCATAATCCTAAGGTTCAGGGACTTTTAGCCAAAAGAAAATCCAGACCACTAAACAGAGTAAACTTAGGAGAACCTACAAAAGGAGAAATTGGTCAAGGAGAAAAAGTGTTTTCCCATAATGAATTTAGATATTGCAAAAATACTTCtgaaaatcaaaatttatttcatatgtttaaCTTTCTTGAGCAGAAACCCAATGCTTTTTGCGGTCCACAGGCTCAAGCAGAAATAGCATCTTGGTATTTGAGAGGAGCGTCAAAGAAGAGTTTGGTTTCAAAAGTTAATAATTCACACATAACTTTAAGAAgccagaaaaagcaaaaagggGATAGGTTGAAATCAGATACTATTGTACGTAAACAGCATGTCACAACCAGGGCAAATTCCTTAGCTTCTTTGCAAAAAGCTGTTTTTCCTGAGGCTATTACccatcattcagttcaaaattatGTACAGAGATGGTTGCAGAACATAAGTTCAGATTCAGCTTTGCAACCTAGACAGTCAGCTCCAGTATGCACAAAGGAAAGGAGTGTGGTAGGTTATAACAACAGTTGTTTTCCAAGAAATAATTCCCACAAAAgttctggaaaaggaaataattttgtcCTGGAAGGTAATAAACATATAACTGAAAATGCCAGTTTGACAGGAGATAATCTAGGGAAAGAGGTCGGTACATCTTTTGACAAAGATAACAGTGAAGAACTTAGCAAAGATCTCTATGGGAGCCAGGTTGAATCTCTGAAGGATGCTTACTTGCTTTCCATCCATGAATATCGTACTTTGTCACAGTCAGCTGTTGATGATGCTAATACTAAAAGTCAGGTATCTGCTGAAAAGTCAGGACAAGAGGTAAGCCTTGTCTACAAAGACATAAACCTAGCTACAAAAGGGCAAAGTGTAGAGGCTGCCATTCAAGTAGATCTTATGGAAGAGGACACTCCAAAACACCTGTTACCAGTCTGGTTGCTTCGCCAACTGCAAGCTTTAGTTCCTAGTAGTCACAAGACTCAGAATGGAGTTGTTCAAATGCCAGGTTCACTTGCAGatattccctttccttctccGATATATAATTCATCCACTAATGTTCTTCTGGCTTGGCTCCTGGTACTAAACCTAAAGGGAGGTATGAATAGCTTCTGTCGAGGTGATGCTCACAAGACTACCAGCAGAACTTCAGAAATACTTGCGTTGTTGGAGGTTCTGAAGCACATTGCTGTCAAAGAGGAAGCAGATGACTTGAAGGCTGCTGTTGCCAGTTTAGTGGAATCAACCACAAATCACTTTGGACTCACTGAGAAAGAGCAGGACATGGTTCCAATAGATCTTTCTGCAAATTGTTCTACACCCAACATTCAGATAGCTCCTAAATGcactgaaaatgagaaaacacagaaaatctcCTCTTTAGATGGAGGCTGTTCTGCCAGTGAGGACAGTGTCTCTGAAGTCTGTGTTTCAGAGGGGACTTGCTCTCCATGTGAGATGTGCACTGTGAATAAGACTCATCCTCCAAAAGAGACTTGGAACCTCAGTGATAATTCTTTCCCCAGTGATGGCTGTACCATGGATCAGACCTCCATGAATAAGGCTTGTTTCCTAGGAGAGGTCTCTTCACTTACTGACACTGTGTCTTCTCATAAGCCTTGTGCTTATGAGGAAAACCGTATCTGTGAGATGGCTTGCTCAGTTGATGAGGCCTACGTTCCCATCAAAGTCTGTAATACCAGTGACTTTTTaaattccaaagaaaacacaTACACTGATAATTTGGAATTGACCGAAGAGTTAGAAAGAGTTGGTGAAGTTCAGAAAGACCTAAATATTTTGGCAGACCCTGGGTGTAAACATGGCTTTAGTATATTGGTGTCACACCAAAATGTCAGTAATTTAAGCCACAGTGGCTTTTTCCAAGATGCAACTGAACCAGAACTTCATAGGAAACATAGTTCTCTAGATGAATTTGAAAATTGTTCATTAAAGAAATTTCAGGATGAAAATGCATATACATCTTTTGATAAGGAAGACTCAAAGACTTCTGAAGAACCAGGCTCAATAACCAACAGCGTGACATCAAGTGAAAGAAACATTTCAGAATTGGAATCTTCTGAAGAATTAGAAAACCAGAACACTGATATCTTTAATACAAAGGTAAATTCAGGAGAGCAAGCTACTGAAGAATTGATCCAAAAAGAGTTAGAGGCTAGTAAAAATTTGGAATTGATCAAAGTCTCTAGCAGGAACATtacagaagaaggaggaaggaagggtgtCATTTGTGAGACAATCGGTAGGAGCCTGGCAACACCACCGTCTTTAGTATTTTGCTATGATTCTAAGCAAAATACTGAAAAGCAGCTCATTGAAGGAGAAACTGAAATGAGAGTAAAAAAGATGGTGGAAAGCATGGAAACTGGAAGTTTTGCAGAGTCtctccttaattttaaaaatgacttcaaaaggtcAGGGACTTCTGATCGGTCAGATTATAGACAAGACAGTGAGAATGAACAGTCATATAAAACATCCAGTGATGGCCCCAGTGACGGTGGTGAGGAGGTGGCCCAAGAGAAAGACTATAATAAAGGATTTGTTAAAAGGACAATAGAAAAACTTTATGGTAAAGCAGAGATGATGAAACCATCTTTTTTCTCTGGGTCTACACATACATCTCAGGTTTGTCCTTATGATTCTGTGGAATTTCAGGGTGCTGGGAAAGTAGGTCTTTATGATTCTGAAGGTCAGTCATTTGGCTTTTCTGGACAGGTATCTAGTAATTCAACTGTGTTGCAGAAATTTCAGGAGGAAAGGCGAGATAAATGTGATTTTAAGAATGTGAGGGCCAGTTACCATGGGGAAGACATTGTGGAACATGGTACTGAACAAAATGGTCATAACAGAATTCCCAAAGACATGGAAGAGGGGGTACTGATTGACAAGGGCAAGTGGCTTCTGAAAGAAAATCATTTGCTAAGAGTATCATCTCTTGAAAATTCTGGCATGTGTGGCAATGCAGACACCACATCAGTGGATACTCTACTTGATAATAACAGCAGTGAGGTACCGTATTCACATTTTGGAAATTTGGCCCCAGGCCCAAACATGGCTGAACTCTCCTCTTCAGAATTGGAGGAACTGACTCAACCTCCTGAACTGAGATGCAATTATTTTAACATGCCTCATTGTAGCGACTCTGAGCCTTTTCGCGAGGATTTGCTGGATGTTCAAAGTAAAACTTGTTCTCAGGAGAGAATACCAAACCACCATGCAGAAGAGAAGTGTAATCATAGGTCAGAGAGAGTATGCACATCTGTCACTCATGTCTTCACATCTGCTGGTAACAAAGTTCATCCTGTCTCTGATAATACTATTAAAAACCAACCATTGCCTGGTAATAATGTAATTCATGGTGCACTTCAGGAAGGTGACTCTTTGGATAAACTCTATAATATTTGTGGTCAACATTGCCCAATACTAACTGTTATTAACCAGCCTGTAAATGAGGAACACCGAGGATTTGCATATTGCAAAGATTCTGATATTGAAAATTCTTTGAGTCTCCAATTATGGATGAAAATACACCCACGTTTACTACAGTCAGACAAAAACATGTTCAGAGATAAGAACAATAAAGCAAGTAGTAGAAAAACGTTTATTGATAATGCCATTGGCGGTACATTTGATTGGCTTTATTTTAATAGCACATTTGACTTGAtggataaaaggagaaaattaaaaagaattaacttCTTGGGcttagaggaagaaaataatttaaataagtttcaatcatatttaaagaatttcttGCACACATTGTTGCTAGTTGGGGGTCCTGTGAATTCAAATATACAAGACCCTGGAAATCAGACAAATGAAATCTTTGAAGTAGTAGATGAGAATAACAACGTCCTAAATAACAGATTCCAGAACTCAAGAACAAATCTCAACCAAGCAGTAAGAGAAAATAACTATCATTGCTCCTGTGAAATGCTTGGCCAAGCCTGCCTATTCTGCCAGGTTGAGGCATCCTTAGATATCAGCAACAGAAGcacattagaaatattttatgtttttgaagatgaaaatcttttcatttggGAAGAGGAAAACTAA